Proteins encoded by one window of Candidatus Thermoplasmatota archaeon:
- the hisF gene encoding imidazole glycerol phosphate synthase subunit HisF, which produces MLRKRVIPCLDVKDGRVVKGVRFRDLEAVGDPVAMAVAYERQGADEIVFLDVSASQEGRATLLDVVRQTAENLFVPLTVGGGVATMEDVHRVLNAGADKVAMNTAAVRNPALITDASREYGAQCVVVAIDAKREGNAGSSPAWSVHTHGGTRPTGLDAVAWARRAAELGGGEILLTSMDADGTEDGYDLALTRAVSRAAGVPIVASGGAGNPRHMVEALREGEADAALAASVFHYGKFTVGDVKRALAEAGVPVREAGLA; this is translated from the coding sequence ATGCTTCGCAAGCGCGTGATTCCCTGCCTGGACGTGAAGGACGGGCGCGTCGTGAAGGGCGTGCGCTTCCGCGATCTTGAGGCGGTCGGCGATCCGGTGGCCATGGCCGTCGCCTACGAGCGCCAGGGCGCCGACGAGATCGTCTTCCTCGACGTCTCGGCGAGCCAGGAGGGGCGCGCCACGCTCCTCGACGTCGTTCGGCAGACGGCCGAAAACTTGTTCGTCCCCCTCACGGTGGGAGGCGGCGTGGCGACCATGGAAGACGTGCATCGCGTGCTCAACGCCGGTGCCGACAAGGTCGCCATGAACACGGCCGCCGTGCGCAATCCCGCGCTCATCACGGACGCGTCCCGCGAGTACGGCGCGCAGTGCGTCGTCGTGGCGATCGACGCGAAACGGGAGGGCAACGCGGGCTCGTCGCCGGCCTGGAGCGTGCACACCCACGGCGGCACGCGCCCCACCGGCCTTGACGCCGTCGCCTGGGCGCGCCGCGCGGCGGAGCTTGGCGGGGGCGAGATCCTCCTCACGAGCATGGACGCCGACGGAACGGAGGACGGCTACGACCTTGCGCTTACGCGCGCCGTCTCCCGCGCCGCGGGCGTCCCGATCGTCGCTTCGGGAGGCGCCGGGAACCCCCGCCACATGGTGGAGGCGCTGCGCGAGGGCGAGGCCGACGCGGCGCTGGCTGCAAGCGTGTTCCACTACGGGAAGTTCACGGTCGGCGACGTGAAGCGCGCGCTCGCGGAGGCGGGCGTCCCCGTCCGGGAGGCGGGCCTTGCATGA
- the hisH gene encoding imidazole glycerol phosphate synthase subunit HisH: MTRVLLADYGVGNLHSVRRALENAGVRVAFASPAGDLSRFDAVVLPGVGAFGPAAARVARAREPLRAWIEAGRPLLGICLGMQLLFDDSEESPGVPGLGVLAGPVRRLPARRLPQIGWNDLAVRKDPLFEELPPAPQVYFVNSFAPVPREDVTIATAEYGSTFCAAVRKRNAYGVQFHPEKSSRTGLRMIENFLELARESS, encoded by the coding sequence ATGACGCGCGTGCTCCTGGCCGACTACGGCGTGGGCAACCTCCACAGCGTGCGCAGGGCCCTCGAGAACGCCGGCGTGCGCGTCGCGTTCGCATCGCCGGCGGGCGATCTCTCCCGCTTCGACGCCGTGGTCCTCCCGGGCGTGGGCGCCTTCGGCCCGGCCGCGGCGCGGGTCGCCCGCGCGCGCGAGCCCCTCCGCGCGTGGATCGAGGCCGGCCGCCCTCTCCTTGGCATCTGCCTTGGCATGCAGCTTCTGTTCGACGACAGCGAGGAGTCGCCCGGCGTGCCGGGCCTTGGCGTGCTCGCGGGGCCCGTCCGCCGCCTGCCCGCGCGCCGGCTTCCCCAGATCGGATGGAACGACCTTGCCGTCCGCAAGGATCCGCTGTTCGAGGAGCTTCCGCCGGCGCCGCAGGTGTACTTTGTGAACAGCTTCGCGCCCGTCCCGCGCGAGGACGTGACGATCGCGACGGCCGAGTACGGATCGACGTTCTGCGCGGCCGTGCGAAAGCGTAATGCGTACGGCGTGCAATTCCACCCGGAAAAGAGCTCGCGGACGGGGCTACGGATGATCGAGAACTTCCTCGAGCTTGCGCGGGAATCCTCATGA
- a CDS encoding imidazoleglycerol-phosphate dehydratase, producing MTEVVRGTKETQIRVELARGAGPARVRVPDPFLSHMLEAFAAWGGFRLAVEARGDLRHHTIEDVAITLGQALRGEIDVNRVRRTGFAYVPMDDALVRVAVDVVDRPFFAGELPERLYTHFFRSFAFEARLTLHVDVLRGHDDHHVTEAAFKALGLALAQALSPRESVLSTKGEVETTRARRRKR from the coding sequence ATGACGGAGGTCGTGCGCGGCACCAAGGAGACGCAGATCCGCGTGGAGCTTGCCCGCGGCGCCGGTCCGGCCCGCGTGCGCGTCCCCGATCCCTTCTTGTCCCACATGCTGGAGGCGTTTGCCGCGTGGGGCGGCTTCAGGCTTGCCGTGGAGGCGCGCGGGGACCTTCGGCACCACACGATCGAGGACGTCGCCATCACGCTTGGCCAAGCGCTGCGCGGCGAGATCGACGTGAACCGCGTCCGCCGGACGGGGTTTGCGTACGTTCCCATGGACGACGCGCTCGTGCGCGTGGCCGTCGACGTCGTCGACCGCCCGTTCTTCGCCGGCGAGCTTCCCGAGCGCCTCTACACGCACTTCTTCCGCAGCTTTGCGTTCGAGGCGCGCCTCACGCTGCACGTGGACGTCCTGCGCGGCCACGACGACCACCACGTGACGGAGGCCGCCTTCAAGGCGCTGGGCCTTGCGCTTGCACAGGCGCTCTCTCCGCGCGAGAGCGTCCTTAGCACGAAAGGCGAAGTCGAGACGACCCGCGCGCGCCGCCGGAAGCGCTGA
- the hisIE gene encoding bifunctional phosphoribosyl-AMP cyclohydrolase/phosphoribosyl-ATP diphosphatase HisIE, with the protein MTEPRFASGVQGLLPVIVQDATSGQTLMLAWTNQEALDRTLATGEMHYWSRSRGRLWRKGEESGNVQRLHALVLDCDGDAFLAQVHQTGVACHTGQASCFHNAVRGEATAPFLAALWRTIESRRQARPEASYTARLLADENLRLKKVAEEAAEVVMAAKVGDRDAAVREFADLFYHALVAMAALGVRPADVEAELARRRRPPQP; encoded by the coding sequence ATGACCGAGCCTCGCTTTGCGTCGGGCGTGCAGGGGCTCCTTCCGGTGATCGTGCAGGACGCCACCTCGGGCCAGACGCTCATGCTCGCGTGGACGAACCAAGAGGCGCTCGACCGGACGCTTGCGACCGGCGAGATGCACTACTGGTCGCGCTCGCGCGGGCGGCTGTGGCGAAAGGGCGAGGAGTCGGGGAACGTCCAGCGGCTGCACGCGCTCGTGCTCGACTGCGACGGCGACGCCTTTCTGGCGCAGGTTCACCAGACGGGCGTCGCCTGCCACACGGGACAGGCGTCGTGCTTCCACAACGCCGTGCGGGGCGAGGCGACCGCGCCGTTTCTGGCCGCCCTCTGGCGCACCATCGAGTCCCGGCGCCAGGCGCGCCCCGAGGCGTCCTACACGGCGCGGCTGCTCGCTGACGAGAACCTGCGCTTGAAGAAGGTGGCGGAGGAGGCCGCGGAGGTCGTCATGGCCGCGAAGGTGGGCGACCGCGACGCGGCCGTCCGCGAGTTCGCCGACCTCTTCTACCACGCGCTCGTGGCCATGGCGGCGTTGGGCGTCCGGCCCGCGGACGTGGAGGCGGAGCTTGCCCGCCGCCGTCGTCCGCCGCAGCCGTGA
- the hisA gene encoding 1-(5-phosphoribosyl)-5-[(5-phosphoribosylamino)methylideneamino]imidazole-4-carboxamide isomerase produces the protein MMLIPSIDLKDGRLVQLVGGDPHQPRVTIDDAHGQAERWVRAGASMLHVIDLDAAFGTGSNARVVSEIVRLAGVPVQVGGGVRSTERVEELLAAGASRVLVGTKAILDHDWLKAMVAKHGKRIVIAIDARGGEILVKGWTERTGIAVTDYVRKVDKLGLGAIFFTDVASEGKLTGINEMLVKSLVEAVDKTPVLVAGGISSVDELLMLKEIGVEGAVIGMALYTGRIDFKSALAELSE, from the coding sequence ATGATGCTCATCCCTTCGATCGACCTCAAGGACGGTCGCCTCGTCCAGCTCGTGGGCGGCGATCCTCACCAGCCACGGGTCACCATCGACGACGCCCACGGGCAGGCCGAACGCTGGGTGCGCGCGGGCGCCTCCATGCTGCACGTCATCGACCTCGACGCGGCCTTTGGCACGGGCAGCAACGCGCGGGTCGTCTCCGAGATCGTGCGCTTGGCCGGCGTGCCCGTGCAGGTGGGCGGCGGCGTGCGCTCGACCGAGCGCGTGGAGGAGCTTCTGGCCGCGGGCGCCTCGCGCGTGCTCGTGGGCACGAAGGCCATCCTCGACCACGACTGGCTGAAGGCCATGGTCGCAAAGCACGGCAAGCGCATCGTGATCGCCATCGACGCGCGCGGCGGCGAGATCCTCGTCAAAGGATGGACCGAGCGCACGGGCATCGCCGTCACCGACTACGTCCGCAAGGTGGACAAGCTGGGCCTTGGCGCCATTTTCTTCACCGACGTCGCAAGCGAGGGCAAGCTCACGGGCATCAACGAGATGCTCGTGAAGAGCCTCGTGGAGGCCGTGGACAAGACGCCCGTGCTCGTGGCCGGTGGCATCTCCAGCGTGGACGAGCTTCTCATGCTCAAGGAGATCGGCGTCGAAGGCGCGGTCATCGGCATGGCCCTCTACACCGGACGCATCGACTTCAAGAGCGCGCTTGCGGAGCTCTCCGAATGA